The nucleotide sequence ACAAACATGGGTTCTGTCTTATCCATTAGCCCAATGCTGCCCAAATTCCCAAAAAAACCAATCCAGCTAATCAGGAATAACCAAAGTAAGGAAAAAATCCAGAGTTTTTTAGATTCTTGCTCCCGGCTTTTTCGCTGATTAGAAGGGGTATCTAGCTGCGCTTTGATCATTTTTAATTTTTGCTAAAAACTAAGATTTTTGATATTTTTTATCGGTAATTTTTAAAAGCCCTATAGAAAGGGTTAATAAAATAAAGCCTAGACTATAACCGCCTAAGATATCTGTAAACCAATGCACTCTTAAATACATACTTGATATGCCCATTAAAATAATAGTTACTATGGCGGTGGCGTAGAAATAGGGGGTATATTTGGGAAATCTAACCGAAAGGATATAAACTAATAAAAAATATAAAAGAAAATTACCAGTCGCGTGACCACTGGGAAAACTTCTACCATCCACATCAACTAATCTTCCTAGGGGACGGGAGCGCCTTATCAAGGGTTTAACCATTTTATCAATTAAGATCAGAACCCCTAAAGAAGATGCTGCAACCACTTGGGCTTCTAACCAATAACGTCTCCAGCATAATATTGCTAAACTGACTAAAACAACAATGGCTGAAGTTTCTGCATCTCCCACCCAATAGAAGATTTTAGCCACATAGATAAATAGCGGCGGTAAACTATTTTTCAGTTGCACCAAAAAATTTTCATCAAATTCTTTTAACTGTACGTTTTTTTCTACGGCTAATACCGTCAGCCAAAGAAAAAATAAACCACAAATTCCTGAAATGATTAAATTAATTTTACCAAAAATCTCTATCCATGAAAGGGATTTTAATTTATGTCTGGTTTTCATGTTGTTGAGCTAATCATTAATTGAATATTGATGAGGTAATACTCCTTTTTTGATCAAGGTTATATATAGGAAGAAGCAGAAGGCAAGAGGCAGAAGGTTAAAAGCTTACTGTTATTAGGTTTGAGGTTTGAAAAATGTCCTAACCGCAAGAGCGGCTGCTATACAATCTGATTTCCTCACTTAAACAGTATATTGGTATTTAAGGCTTTTTTCAGCCTATAGAGTAATGACTGACTCGTTTAAAAAATAGTTTCGTGATCCTTTGCCCGCCATTAGGTTGAGCTTGGTGCGGAACTCGCATTCTCCCCCAGTCTATTTCTGGGGATTGGGTTTACTGAACG is from Gloeothece verrucosa PCC 7822 and encodes:
- a CDS encoding phosphatase PAP2 family protein, which codes for MKTRHKLKSLSWIEIFGKINLIISGICGLFFLWLTVLAVEKNVQLKEFDENFLVQLKNSLPPLFIYVAKIFYWVGDAETSAIVVLVSLAILCWRRYWLEAQVVAASSLGVLILIDKMVKPLIRRSRPLGRLVDVDGRSFPSGHATGNFLLYFLLVYILSVRFPKYTPYFYATAIVTIILMGISSMYLRVHWFTDILGGYSLGFILLTLSIGLLKITDKKYQKS